The following proteins are encoded in a genomic region of Entelurus aequoreus isolate RoL-2023_Sb linkage group LG01, RoL_Eaeq_v1.1, whole genome shotgun sequence:
- the LOC133653033 gene encoding transmembrane reductase CYB561D2-like isoform X2, with amino-acid sequence MTLAFSLFMTEAILVFSPHGSPMRRFSHKVKVRVHWLLQCACLLCAVLGLAAILYNKHLQGKPHFTSWHGLIGLLTVCAVGVQSAAALPLVYHSLAKGWSLAKLKRYHAASGLVAYLLGAVSLLLGMSSVWFTASVSDGVWYLVALCPTLCGLIVMNQVTSAYVAKKRLQS; translated from the exons ATGACTCTAGCA TTCTCCCTCTTTATGACAGAAGCCATCCTGGTCTTCTCCCCCCACGGATCCCCCATGAGGCGGTTCTCCCACAAGGTCAAAGTTCGTGTTCACTGGCTCTTGCAGTGCGCCTGCCTCTTGTGCGCTGTGCTGGGCCTGGCCGCCATTTTATACAACAAACACTTGCAAGGCAAGCCTCACTTCACCTCCTGGCACGGGCTGATAGGCCTGCTGACAGTGTGCGCGGTGGGGGTCCAGTCCGCGGCCGCCCTGCCCCTGGTCTACCACTCCCTGGCCAAAGGTTGGTCGCTGGCCAAGCTCAAGAGGTACCACGCGGCTTCCGGGCTCGTCGCCTACCTGCTGGGCGCCGTCAGCCTGCTGCTGGGGATGAGTTCCGTGTGGTTCACGGCATCTGTCAGCGACGGCGTCTGGTACCTGGTGGCACTCTGCCCCACCCTCTGTGGTCTGATCGTCATGAATCAAGTCACCAGCGCTTATGTGGCCAAAAAACGCCTACAGTCTTAA
- the LOC133653033 gene encoding transmembrane reductase CYB561D2-like isoform X1: MAQNKESEPESRLYAFTRVASAMLTHFLGVALTVFVAVLARPGTSWFSWHPLLMTLAFSLFMTEAILVFSPHGSPMRRFSHKVKVRVHWLLQCACLLCAVLGLAAILYNKHLQGKPHFTSWHGLIGLLTVCAVGVQSAAALPLVYHSLAKGWSLAKLKRYHAASGLVAYLLGAVSLLLGMSSVWFTASVSDGVWYLVALCPTLCGLIVMNQVTSAYVAKKRLQS; the protein is encoded by the exons ATGGCGCAGAACAAAGAGTCAGAACCGGAATCTCGACTATACGCTTTTACTCGAGTAGCGTCTGCGATGTTGACACACTTTCTCGGCGTCGCCCTCACAGTTTTTGTCGCTGTTCTGGCTCGACCCGGCACAA GTTGGTTTTCTTGGCATCCTCTCCTCATGACTCTAGCA TTCTCCCTCTTTATGACAGAAGCCATCCTGGTCTTCTCCCCCCACGGATCCCCCATGAGGCGGTTCTCCCACAAGGTCAAAGTTCGTGTTCACTGGCTCTTGCAGTGCGCCTGCCTCTTGTGCGCTGTGCTGGGCCTGGCCGCCATTTTATACAACAAACACTTGCAAGGCAAGCCTCACTTCACCTCCTGGCACGGGCTGATAGGCCTGCTGACAGTGTGCGCGGTGGGGGTCCAGTCCGCGGCCGCCCTGCCCCTGGTCTACCACTCCCTGGCCAAAGGTTGGTCGCTGGCCAAGCTCAAGAGGTACCACGCGGCTTCCGGGCTCGTCGCCTACCTGCTGGGCGCCGTCAGCCTGCTGCTGGGGATGAGTTCCGTGTGGTTCACGGCATCTGTCAGCGACGGCGTCTGGTACCTGGTGGCACTCTGCCCCACCCTCTGTGGTCTGATCGTCATGAATCAAGTCACCAGCGCTTATGTGGCCAAAAAACGCCTACAGTCTTAA